The Plectropomus leopardus isolate mb chromosome 7, YSFRI_Pleo_2.0, whole genome shotgun sequence genome window below encodes:
- the lsr gene encoding lipolysis-stimulated lipoprotein receptor isoform X2, whose product MLWVLIIAALMATESTMAISVQCPTKRYIVILFQPVTLTCNYQTTATQPPVVTWRYKSYCRDPIQAALNPSSAENILSQNNPNYDPNIECADSQRTVRIVASKQGNSVTLGTDYQGRKISVLNNADLNIAQTAWGDSGVYVCSVVSSQDLSGNGEDYTELIVLDWLLVVMVVFGFLLLLLLIGICWCQCCPHTCCCYISCPCCPDRCCCPRALYEAGKAVKKGGVPMSQYAPTIYAPSMYAQPAYGGSLNQPVMPLLPLPNGAGPPPPVNGYSRDYDGASSVGQGSQVPLLHDQDGGGDNTRSGFRIKVDPSGNATRAIYYMEQELANMDPSRPGNYNRLDNMTEVSSLHDSMDARGRGGRSQPPPLATVYDRDEAMSTISSVSQQGRHRDDYPRRGGGYMGDRVRARSMDNLDDIGRRYGRDDYAPYRHRDEPRGRRGSDDGWSSSARSGNDRDFDDRRRRDYSPDDRRRGDGGRYGGLPGRRSRSRDDLMDLERDRRPGGGPRGGRDDYDDSFLREAMERKRLGEQQRARSRERLDSESDRSDRSRAPRGPPPLPQIPPSGNPGRRDDFPPPPPPPYSEDESVSSSKKSNLRKNGAVSRESLVV is encoded by the exons ATGTTATGGGTGTTAATCATCGCCGCCTTAATGGCAACAG aGTCCACCATGGCCATCTCGGTCCAGTGTCCCACCAAGAGGTACATCGTCATCCTCTTCCAGCCCGTCACACTCACCTGTAACTACCAGACAACTGCCACTCAGCCTCCTGTTGTCACATGGAGATACAAGTCCTATTGCAGGGACCCCATCCAGGCTGCCTTGAATCCCAGCAGTGCAGAGAATATTCTCTCTCAAAACAATCCCAACTACGATCCCAACATCGAGTGTGCCGACTCCCAGAGAACAGTACGCATAGTGGCTTCCAAGCAAGGCAATTCTGTTACCCTCGGAACGGATTACCAGGGTCGCAAGATCAGCGTCCTAAACA ATGCAGACCTGAACATAGCGCAGACGGCATGGGGCGACAGCGGTGTCTATGTCTGCTCTGTGGTCTCTTCCCAGGACCTTTCAGGAAACGGTGAAGACTACACAGAACTAATTGTGCTTG ACTGGCTCCTGGTTGTTATGGTGGTTTTTGGCttcctgttgctgctgctcctgATTGGTATCTGCTGGTGTCAGTGCTGCCCACATACCTGTTGTTGCTACATCAGCTGCCCGTGCTGCCCCGACCGCTGCTGCTGCCCACGAGCAT TGTACGaggcaggaaaagcagtgaaGAAAGGTGGTGTGCCAATGAGTCAGTATGCTCCCACCATCTACGCTCCCAGTATGTATGCTCAGCCAGCATACGGTGGTTCACTAAACCAGCCTGTTATGCCTCTGCTTCCTTTACCCAATGGAGCTGGACCCCCACCTCCCGTGAATGGTTACAGTCGTGACTATGATGGGGCCAGCTCAG TCGGACAGGGCTCCCAGGTGCCTCTGCTGCATGACCAGGACGGTGGTGGAGACAACA CTCGCAGTGGGTTTCGTATCAAGGTGGACCCCAGTGGGAATGCCACGCGTGCCATTTACTATATGGAGCAGGAACTGGCCAACATGGACCCATCCAGACCTGGCAACTACAACCGCT TGGATAATATGACTGAAGTCAGTTCGCTACATGATAGCATGGACGCTCGGGGTCGTGGTGGTCGTTCTCAGCCGCCACCTCTGGCCACAGTCTACGACAGGGATGAGGCCATGAGCACCATAAGCAGTGTCTCCCAGCAAGGCCGCCACCGTGATGACTACCCACGCCGTGGTGGAGGGTACATGGGGGATCGTGTACGCGCCCGCTCCATGGACAACCTTGACGACATTGGACGGCGCTACGGCCGAGATGATTACGCACCTTACCGGCACCGAGATGAGCCCAGAGGCAGGAGAGG CTCGGATGACGGGTGGAGCAGTAGTGCTCGCAGTGGTAATGACCGCGACTTTGACGACCGCAGGCGTCGTGACTACTCCCCTGATGATCGTCGGAGAGGAGACGGAGGGCGCTATGGTGGCCTCCCGGGGCGACGCAGCCGCAGCCGAGATGATCTGATGGACCTGGAGAGGGATCGAAGGCCTGGCGGTGGTCCCAGGGGTGGGCGAGATGATTACGATGACAGCTTCCTGCGAGAAGCAATGGAGAGGAAGAGGTTGGGTGAACAGCAGAGGGCACGCAGCAGGGAGCGATTGGACAGCGAGAGCGACCGCTCGGATCGAAGCAGGGCGCCACGTGGGCCTCCACCACTTCCTCAGATCCCACCTTCTGGAAACCCAGGTCGCCGTGACGActttccacctcctccacctccaccgtACAGTGAAGATGAAAGTGTGTCATCTTCAAAGAAAAGCAACCTTCGCAAG aatGGAGCTGTGAGTCGGGAGAGCCTGGTGGTGTAA
- the lsr gene encoding lipolysis-stimulated lipoprotein receptor isoform X1: MLWVLIIAALMATESTMAISVQCPTKRYIVILFQPVTLTCNYQTTATQPPVVTWRYKSYCRDPIQAALNPSSAENILSQNNPNYDPNIECADSQRTVRIVASKQGNSVTLGTDYQGRKISVLNNADLNIAQTAWGDSGVYVCSVVSSQDLSGNGEDYTELIVLERKSNTTDLLPGIDLLVMEDWLLVVMVVFGFLLLLLLIGICWCQCCPHTCCCYISCPCCPDRCCCPRALYEAGKAVKKGGVPMSQYAPTIYAPSMYAQPAYGGSLNQPVMPLLPLPNGAGPPPPVNGYSRDYDGASSVGQGSQVPLLHDQDGGGDNTRSGFRIKVDPSGNATRAIYYMEQELANMDPSRPGNYNRLDNMTEVSSLHDSMDARGRGGRSQPPPLATVYDRDEAMSTISSVSQQGRHRDDYPRRGGGYMGDRVRARSMDNLDDIGRRYGRDDYAPYRHRDEPRGRRGSDDGWSSSARSGNDRDFDDRRRRDYSPDDRRRGDGGRYGGLPGRRSRSRDDLMDLERDRRPGGGPRGGRDDYDDSFLREAMERKRLGEQQRARSRERLDSESDRSDRSRAPRGPPPLPQIPPSGNPGRRDDFPPPPPPPYSEDESVSSSKKSNLRKNGAVSRESLVV; the protein is encoded by the exons ATGTTATGGGTGTTAATCATCGCCGCCTTAATGGCAACAG aGTCCACCATGGCCATCTCGGTCCAGTGTCCCACCAAGAGGTACATCGTCATCCTCTTCCAGCCCGTCACACTCACCTGTAACTACCAGACAACTGCCACTCAGCCTCCTGTTGTCACATGGAGATACAAGTCCTATTGCAGGGACCCCATCCAGGCTGCCTTGAATCCCAGCAGTGCAGAGAATATTCTCTCTCAAAACAATCCCAACTACGATCCCAACATCGAGTGTGCCGACTCCCAGAGAACAGTACGCATAGTGGCTTCCAAGCAAGGCAATTCTGTTACCCTCGGAACGGATTACCAGGGTCGCAAGATCAGCGTCCTAAACA ATGCAGACCTGAACATAGCGCAGACGGCATGGGGCGACAGCGGTGTCTATGTCTGCTCTGTGGTCTCTTCCCAGGACCTTTCAGGAAACGGTGAAGACTACACAGAACTAATTGTGCTTG AGAGAAAGTCAAATACTACTGACCTCCTGCCTGGCATTGACTTACTGGTTATGGAAG ACTGGCTCCTGGTTGTTATGGTGGTTTTTGGCttcctgttgctgctgctcctgATTGGTATCTGCTGGTGTCAGTGCTGCCCACATACCTGTTGTTGCTACATCAGCTGCCCGTGCTGCCCCGACCGCTGCTGCTGCCCACGAGCAT TGTACGaggcaggaaaagcagtgaaGAAAGGTGGTGTGCCAATGAGTCAGTATGCTCCCACCATCTACGCTCCCAGTATGTATGCTCAGCCAGCATACGGTGGTTCACTAAACCAGCCTGTTATGCCTCTGCTTCCTTTACCCAATGGAGCTGGACCCCCACCTCCCGTGAATGGTTACAGTCGTGACTATGATGGGGCCAGCTCAG TCGGACAGGGCTCCCAGGTGCCTCTGCTGCATGACCAGGACGGTGGTGGAGACAACA CTCGCAGTGGGTTTCGTATCAAGGTGGACCCCAGTGGGAATGCCACGCGTGCCATTTACTATATGGAGCAGGAACTGGCCAACATGGACCCATCCAGACCTGGCAACTACAACCGCT TGGATAATATGACTGAAGTCAGTTCGCTACATGATAGCATGGACGCTCGGGGTCGTGGTGGTCGTTCTCAGCCGCCACCTCTGGCCACAGTCTACGACAGGGATGAGGCCATGAGCACCATAAGCAGTGTCTCCCAGCAAGGCCGCCACCGTGATGACTACCCACGCCGTGGTGGAGGGTACATGGGGGATCGTGTACGCGCCCGCTCCATGGACAACCTTGACGACATTGGACGGCGCTACGGCCGAGATGATTACGCACCTTACCGGCACCGAGATGAGCCCAGAGGCAGGAGAGG CTCGGATGACGGGTGGAGCAGTAGTGCTCGCAGTGGTAATGACCGCGACTTTGACGACCGCAGGCGTCGTGACTACTCCCCTGATGATCGTCGGAGAGGAGACGGAGGGCGCTATGGTGGCCTCCCGGGGCGACGCAGCCGCAGCCGAGATGATCTGATGGACCTGGAGAGGGATCGAAGGCCTGGCGGTGGTCCCAGGGGTGGGCGAGATGATTACGATGACAGCTTCCTGCGAGAAGCAATGGAGAGGAAGAGGTTGGGTGAACAGCAGAGGGCACGCAGCAGGGAGCGATTGGACAGCGAGAGCGACCGCTCGGATCGAAGCAGGGCGCCACGTGGGCCTCCACCACTTCCTCAGATCCCACCTTCTGGAAACCCAGGTCGCCGTGACGActttccacctcctccacctccaccgtACAGTGAAGATGAAAGTGTGTCATCTTCAAAGAAAAGCAACCTTCGCAAG aatGGAGCTGTGAGTCGGGAGAGCCTGGTGGTGTAA